The Colias croceus chromosome 18, ilColCroc2.1 genome has a window encoding:
- the LOC123699996 gene encoding 39S ribosomal protein L11, mitochondrial, translating to MSKSVARLKSMKKVADKIDHSSKLRTNIPAGMASAGPPLGPMLGQRNINIAAFCKDFNEKTANIKQGIPLPVRVKVNPDRSYQLIIHQPPSSYFLKQAAGVKRGAMEPVKEMCGKITIKHIYEIAKIKSQDPPLEWRPLQEICNMLLSQARTCGIEVVRSLDPKEYGEFLNERKAIVEEQKKVLQEKREAKMLRTA from the exons aTGTCTAAGTCTGTAGCTCGTTTAAAATCAATGAAGAAGGTTGCGGATAAAATCGATCACTCATCCAAATTGCGCACCAATATACCTGCAGGAATGGCTTCAGCTGGGCCCCCCTTAGGACCGATGTTAGGCCAG cGGAATATTAACATTGCAGCATTTTGCAAGGACTTTAACGAAAAGACAGCAAACATTAAACAAGGAATCCCATTACCAGTTCGCGTTAAAGTAAACCCCGATCGATCTTACCAACTGATCATACATCAACCACCATcttcttatttcttaaaacAAGCAGCTGGGGTCAAGCGTGGTGCTATGGAACCAG tGAAGGAAATGTGTGGtaaaattacaatcaaacacaTATATGAGatagctaaaataaaatcGCAAGACCCTCCTCTTGAATGGAGACCACTGCAGGAAATCTGTAATATGTTGCTTTCACAAGCCAGAACATGTGGGATTGAAGTTGTGCGATCATTAGATCCAAAG GAGTATGgtgaatttttaaatgaaaggAAAGCTATAGTAGAAGAACAAAAGAAAGTGTTGCAAGAGAAGAGAGAAGCAAAGATGTTAAGAACcgcttaa